From a region of the Methylocystis hirsuta genome:
- the hisG gene encoding ATP phosphoribosyltransferase, with translation MAPVQKLIIASPSKGRLQENAAAFFARAGLELTQGRGARDYRGAVAGVEGAEVAYLSASEITRRLALGEAHLGVTGEDLVREEIAEADKKVELLAPLGFGAANVVVAVPQAWIDVRYMSDLADVADGFRARHGRGLRVATKYVNTTRRFFAAHGVSDYRIVESSGATEGAPAAGSADLIVDITTTGATLAANALKIIEDGVILRSQANLVASLTAPWDNAAREAARVILSRIAAEEEARTTRDVRANLPTPSEHILREAEANFGAGVRNMDDGSATFSCPANKVAALADWLIARGAKSVTSARLDYIFQAENALWSRLAARLG, from the coding sequence ATGGCGCCCGTGCAAAAACTCATCATCGCCTCCCCGTCAAAGGGCCGGCTGCAGGAGAACGCCGCCGCCTTCTTCGCGCGCGCCGGCCTGGAGCTGACGCAAGGCCGCGGCGCGCGGGACTATCGCGGCGCCGTCGCCGGAGTCGAAGGCGCGGAAGTCGCCTATCTCTCCGCTTCCGAGATTACGCGCCGGCTGGCCTTGGGCGAAGCCCATCTCGGCGTCACCGGCGAAGATCTGGTGCGCGAGGAGATCGCCGAAGCCGACAAGAAAGTGGAGCTTCTCGCGCCGCTCGGCTTTGGCGCCGCGAATGTCGTCGTCGCGGTTCCGCAAGCCTGGATCGACGTGCGCTACATGAGCGATCTCGCCGATGTCGCCGATGGATTTCGCGCACGCCATGGCCGCGGGCTGCGCGTCGCGACAAAATACGTCAACACGACGCGGCGCTTCTTCGCCGCGCACGGCGTTTCGGACTATCGCATCGTCGAGAGCTCTGGCGCAACCGAAGGCGCGCCCGCCGCAGGCTCCGCCGATCTCATCGTCGACATCACGACGACAGGCGCGACTCTCGCGGCGAATGCGCTGAAGATCATCGAGGACGGCGTCATTCTGCGCTCGCAGGCCAATCTCGTCGCCTCGCTGACGGCGCCTTGGGACAATGCGGCGCGCGAAGCGGCGCGCGTCATTCTCTCGCGCATCGCCGCGGAAGAAGAAGCGCGCACGACGCGCGACGTGCGCGCAAACCTGCCAACGCCGAGCGAACATATCCTGAGAGAGGCCGAGGCGAACTTCGGCGCCGGAGTGCGCAACATGGACGATGGTTCAGCGACGTTCTCCTGTCCGGCGAACAAGGTGGCGGCGCTCGCCGATTGGCTGATCGCCCGAGGCGCCAAAAGCGTCACCAGCGCGCGGCTCGATTATATCTTTCAGGCGGAGAACGCCTTGTGGAGCAGGCTGGCGGCGCGGCTTGGGTGA
- a CDS encoding histone deacetylase family protein — MARERHPAAFTRREAIAGAGACLGFGARAATASTLLVTHPAGLAHDMGPSHVERPERLHAILRALDDARFPDLLRAEAPLAAQEALLRAHSSEHLARLAKSAPSEGYARIDPDVAMNGATHEAALRAAGGALAAVDAVMRADAKNAFVAMRPPGHHATHDTPMGFCFFNNAAMAALHARAAHGASRVAIVDFDVHHGNGVQEIFWSDRNVLYASTHQMPLYPGTGAVSETGAHNTIVNAPLAKGDGGAQFREALASRILPRVDAFSPDLIILCAGFDAHLHDPLGGLRFVAEDFRDVTLRVMEIAARRCKGRIVSLLEGGYRPEDLARSVAAHVGALMEA, encoded by the coding sequence ATGGCGCGAGAACGACATCCCGCCGCCTTTACGCGCCGAGAAGCAATCGCCGGCGCTGGCGCATGCCTCGGCTTCGGCGCGCGAGCCGCGACGGCCTCGACCCTGCTCGTCACGCACCCTGCGGGGTTGGCGCATGACATGGGGCCGAGTCATGTCGAGCGGCCGGAGCGCCTTCACGCCATTCTGCGCGCGCTTGACGACGCGCGCTTCCCGGACCTTTTGCGCGCTGAAGCGCCTTTAGCGGCGCAGGAAGCTTTGTTGCGCGCGCATAGTTCTGAACACCTCGCGCGTCTCGCGAAATCGGCGCCTTCAGAGGGATATGCGCGCATAGATCCGGACGTCGCCATGAACGGCGCCACGCATGAAGCGGCGCTGCGCGCAGCCGGGGGCGCGTTGGCGGCTGTCGATGCGGTGATGCGCGCCGACGCCAAGAACGCCTTCGTCGCCATGCGGCCGCCGGGCCATCATGCGACGCATGACACGCCCATGGGCTTTTGCTTTTTCAACAACGCCGCCATGGCGGCGCTGCATGCGCGCGCGGCGCATGGCGCGTCGCGCGTCGCCATCGTCGATTTTGACGTGCATCACGGCAATGGCGTGCAGGAGATTTTCTGGAGCGATCGAAACGTGCTTTACGCTTCGACGCATCAGATGCCGCTCTATCCCGGCACGGGCGCAGTCAGCGAAACCGGCGCGCATAACACGATCGTCAACGCGCCGCTCGCAAAGGGCGACGGCGGCGCGCAATTCCGCGAGGCGCTGGCGTCGCGCATTCTGCCGCGTGTCGATGCGTTTTCGCCCGATCTCATCATTCTTTGCGCCGGCTTCGACGCTCATCTCCACGATCCGCTCGGCGGATTAAGATTCGTCGCCGAAGATTTCAGGGACGTCACGCTGCGCGTGATGGAGATCGCCGCGCGCCGCTGCAAGGGACGCATCGTCTCGCTGCTCGAAGGCGGCTATCGCCCGGAAGATCTCGCGCGCAGCGTCGCGGCGCATGTCGGCGCATTGATGGAAGCGTGA
- a CDS encoding GNAT family N-acetyltransferase: MAATVTYIVRVSAPSDAEAVSALLAASYSTLLASHYEKALLDRALPFMTKANPTLLASGAFYVAQSSHDELIGCGGWSLERPGTAKIVRGEAHIRHFATHPGWTRLGVARSLMNRCCMDAKARDVSELHCCSTFAAENFYKVLGFKAIAGTNVHLDSETSFPAVLMRHALP; encoded by the coding sequence ATGGCCGCGACCGTGACCTACATCGTACGGGTCTCCGCTCCCTCTGATGCAGAAGCGGTGAGCGCCCTTCTGGCGGCGAGCTACTCAACTCTGCTGGCGTCGCATTACGAAAAGGCGCTGCTCGATCGAGCCTTGCCTTTCATGACAAAGGCAAATCCGACACTCCTCGCATCTGGCGCCTTCTACGTCGCGCAGAGCAGCCACGACGAACTCATCGGATGCGGAGGCTGGTCGCTTGAGCGTCCAGGAACTGCAAAGATCGTCCGAGGGGAAGCCCATATTCGGCATTTCGCCACCCATCCCGGCTGGACTCGCTTGGGCGTCGCGCGTTCCCTAATGAATCGGTGTTGCATGGACGCGAAGGCTCGGGACGTAAGCGAACTTCATTGTTGCTCAACGTTCGCTGCCGAAAATTTTTACAAGGTGCTAGGATTTAAAGCGATAGCGGGGACGAATGTTCATCTTGATTCGGAGACGTCATTCCCGGCCGTGCTGATGCGGCACGCATTGCCGTGA
- the hemW gene encoding radical SAM family heme chaperone HemW, with amino-acid sequence MATPIRNAFDPGFGVYVHWPFCLSKCPYCDFNSHVRRGDVDEDRFVEAFSAELAHRAALTPGREVRSIFFGGGTPSLMSPSTTQAILSQISSHWTLAKDCEITLEANPTSVEASRFKGFKAAGVNRVSLGVQALNDIDLRALGRQHSVAEALMALDVANSVFERTSFDLIYGRSGQTPAAWRKELELALARSPEHVSLYQLTIEPDTMFERMVNTGKMALPDADTQRALWDVTQEVTARAGLPAYEVSNHARPGAECRHNLVYWRYGEYVGVGPGAHGRVVTPRGRRAQAAERHPEMWLTCVETEGHGIIEDELLSSEQEGDEFLLMGLRLREGVDPQRYFLLTGKRLSQSRISELIGDGLVEFTRDNRLRVSSEGFPVLDAVVADLAA; translated from the coding sequence ATGGCGACACCGATTCGCAATGCTTTCGACCCCGGCTTTGGCGTCTATGTCCACTGGCCGTTTTGCCTGTCGAAATGCCCCTATTGCGATTTCAACAGCCACGTCCGGCGCGGCGACGTCGACGAGGACCGCTTCGTCGAGGCCTTCAGCGCGGAGCTTGCGCATCGCGCCGCCCTCACGCCCGGCCGCGAAGTCCGGTCGATCTTCTTTGGCGGCGGCACGCCCTCACTGATGTCGCCGTCGACGACTCAAGCCATTCTCTCCCAGATTTCGAGCCACTGGACCCTCGCCAAGGACTGCGAGATCACGCTCGAGGCCAATCCGACGAGCGTCGAGGCCTCGCGTTTCAAGGGCTTCAAAGCCGCCGGCGTCAACCGCGTCTCGCTCGGCGTGCAGGCTTTGAACGACATTGACCTTCGCGCGCTCGGCCGGCAGCATTCGGTTGCGGAAGCCCTGATGGCGCTCGACGTCGCCAATTCGGTCTTCGAGCGCACGTCCTTCGATCTGATCTACGGCCGTTCCGGCCAGACCCCCGCCGCCTGGCGAAAAGAGCTGGAGCTGGCGCTCGCCCGTTCGCCCGAGCATGTCTCGCTGTATCAGCTGACGATCGAGCCGGACACGATGTTCGAGCGCATGGTCAACACCGGCAAGATGGCGTTGCCCGACGCCGACACGCAGCGCGCGCTCTGGGACGTGACGCAGGAAGTCACCGCCCGCGCCGGCCTGCCGGCTTACGAAGTCTCCAATCATGCGCGGCCCGGCGCCGAGTGTCGGCACAATCTGGTGTATTGGCGCTACGGCGAATATGTCGGCGTCGGTCCCGGCGCGCATGGCCGGGTGGTCACGCCGCGCGGACGCCGCGCCCAAGCCGCCGAGCGGCATCCCGAGATGTGGCTGACCTGCGTCGAGACCGAAGGGCATGGCATCATCGAGGACGAATTGCTCTCGTCCGAGCAGGAAGGCGACGAATTCCTGCTGATGGGGCTGCGGCTGCGCGAAGGCGTCGATCCGCAGCGCTATTTCCTGCTGACCGGCAAACGCCTGTCGCAGTCGCGCATCAGCGAACTGATCGGCGACGGGCTGGTCGAATTCACCCGCGACAACAGGCTGCGCGTGAGTTCGGAAGGCTTCCCGGTGCTTGATGCGGTCGTCGCCGATCTCGCAGCGTAG
- a CDS encoding IS110 family transposase, protein MNEIIRIGMDTSKHFFQLHGVDAAERPVLRKRLRRKEVVAFFAGLSPMVVGIEACGAAHHWARTLSELGHEVQLLPPQLVKPYVKRGKNDAADAEALCEAMSRPTMRFAPVKSKEEQAALMLIGVRDRLIRNRTQLANAIRGYAAEFGLIAAKGLDKIEPLLARLEADESLPALARDLFMTQAEEYAQLKAKIRDVDAKLSAWRRQDARSRRLVRIPGLGPIGAALLSMKTLDPSLFRSGRQFAAWIGLTPKDHSTAGKVKLGGITRAGDEALRSALVSGATAVIRQARHGRGKPSPWLAALIARKPPKLAAVALANKIARIAWKLMKTGESYDARRASGAAAQAA, encoded by the coding sequence GTGAACGAGATTATCCGCATTGGCATGGATACGTCGAAACATTTTTTTCAGCTTCACGGGGTGGACGCCGCCGAGCGGCCGGTTTTGCGCAAAAGGCTGCGGCGCAAGGAGGTCGTAGCGTTCTTTGCGGGACTTTCGCCGATGGTTGTCGGGATCGAGGCTTGCGGCGCGGCGCATCATTGGGCGCGCACGCTTTCTGAACTTGGTCACGAGGTGCAGCTTTTGCCGCCGCAGCTGGTGAAGCCCTATGTCAAACGCGGCAAGAACGACGCGGCCGACGCCGAGGCGCTGTGCGAAGCGATGAGCCGGCCGACGATGCGTTTTGCGCCGGTCAAGAGCAAGGAGGAGCAAGCGGCGCTGATGCTGATCGGCGTGCGCGATCGGCTGATCCGCAATCGCACGCAGCTTGCGAACGCCATTCGCGGCTACGCGGCGGAGTTTGGATTGATCGCCGCCAAGGGTCTCGACAAGATCGAGCCGCTGCTCGCGCGGCTTGAAGCGGACGAGAGTTTGCCGGCCTTGGCGCGCGATTTGTTCATGACGCAGGCGGAAGAATACGCGCAGCTTAAGGCAAAGATCAGGGATGTCGACGCCAAGCTTTCCGCCTGGCGCCGGCAAGACGCGCGCAGCCGCCGGCTCGTGCGCATTCCGGGACTGGGGCCGATCGGCGCGGCGTTGCTGTCGATGAAGACGCTCGACCCGAGTTTGTTTCGTTCGGGACGCCAGTTCGCGGCCTGGATCGGCTTGACGCCGAAGGATCATTCGACCGCCGGCAAGGTCAAACTCGGGGGGATCACCCGCGCCGGCGACGAGGCCTTGCGCAGCGCATTGGTGAGCGGCGCGACCGCCGTCATCCGGCAGGCGCGACACGGCAGAGGAAAACCCTCGCCCTGGCTCGCGGCGCTGATCGCGCGCAAGCCGCCAAAACTCGCCGCCGTGGCGCTCGCCAACAAGATCGCCCGCATCGCGTGGAAACTCATGAAGACGGGAGAAAGTTACGACGCCAGACGGGCGTCGGGCGCCGCGGCGCAGGCCGCATAA
- a CDS encoding esterase/lipase family protein, whose product MSIDNYNKIVVTIHGIRTTGVWQKEITPALASHGLIPYHINYGYFWATLFFFRPFRESQIEAIRRELINLRKDTGASRISIIAHSFGTFIAMEALRRDNGELKYDRVVLTGSILPRNFDWRTLFDRELVTAVFSVRATSDWVVSLAAFLSGSSGGRDRSGATAGRFSRAAHWLTGLNAGDSGRRRFDFVGARLLDEEIEGHHSIAHDRVRFGKWARFISYPRLPDDILRTLKRKLDALRLVAAKVLRAPADVIRINYFSLHRGVLKMVPGAFDNMTYVPEFELEIDLGQGSTGKAFTSGEPFFVVKDEAAWSGDQLPSSELHKLHPDVSWILSFPIKCPKRQIVVGVINYDCLGGVPDAFRNPESVDAQAVILALKPITLKLVGPCLEAAFLGEYLPEISI is encoded by the coding sequence GTGTCAATAGATAATTATAACAAGATCGTTGTGACAATTCATGGCATTCGCACCACAGGCGTTTGGCAAAAGGAGATCACGCCCGCCCTAGCTTCGCATGGTTTGATCCCCTATCACATCAACTACGGGTATTTCTGGGCGACGCTGTTCTTTTTCAGGCCATTTAGAGAGAGCCAAATTGAAGCGATACGTCGAGAGCTTATCAATCTGCGAAAAGATACGGGCGCGAGCAGGATAAGCATCATCGCGCACAGCTTCGGCACTTTTATCGCGATGGAGGCATTGCGCAGGGACAACGGCGAATTGAAATACGACCGGGTGGTGCTGACCGGAAGCATTCTTCCCCGAAATTTTGACTGGCGGACGCTGTTCGATCGCGAATTGGTGACGGCCGTCTTCAGTGTGCGCGCGACCTCGGACTGGGTTGTCAGTCTCGCCGCTTTCTTGTCGGGAAGCAGCGGCGGGCGGGACAGATCCGGCGCGACCGCCGGCCGCTTTTCCCGAGCGGCGCACTGGTTGACAGGGTTGAATGCGGGAGACAGCGGACGTCGAAGGTTCGACTTCGTTGGCGCTCGGCTGCTCGATGAAGAGATCGAAGGCCACCACAGCATTGCTCATGATCGCGTCCGCTTCGGCAAATGGGCGAGATTCATCAGCTACCCGCGTCTCCCCGACGATATTCTGCGAACGCTCAAGCGAAAGTTAGATGCGCTTCGGCTGGTCGCCGCGAAGGTTCTGCGCGCCCCGGCCGACGTCATACGCATAAATTACTTTTCCTTGCATAGAGGCGTTTTGAAAATGGTTCCGGGCGCTTTCGACAATATGACATATGTTCCGGAATTCGAGCTGGAGATCGATCTGGGGCAGGGGTCGACCGGAAAGGCGTTCACGAGCGGAGAACCTTTTTTCGTCGTCAAGGACGAAGCCGCATGGAGCGGCGATCAACTGCCAAGCAGCGAGCTTCACAAATTGCATCCGGACGTCAGTTGGATACTATCTTTCCCGATCAAATGTCCGAAGCGACAGATCGTGGTCGGGGTCATCAACTATGACTGCCTTGGCGGCGTTCCAGACGCGTTCCGCAATCCCGAGTCCGTCGATGCTCAGGCGGTAATTTTGGCGCTCAAGCCAATTACGCTGAAGTTGGTCGGACCTTGCCTTGAAGCGGCCTTTCTGGGAGAATATCTACCTGAAATCTCTATTTAG
- the ada gene encoding bifunctional DNA-binding transcriptional regulator/O6-methylguanine-DNA methyltransferase Ada — MQTNDMTQASSLDLDETRWAAVVARDARRDGDFYYCVQTTGVYCRPSCPSRPAKRANVRFCATAAEAEAAGFRPCRRCRPEAPSQQELDAEKIARACQIIEAAEAPPTLAQLARTIGLSPYHFHRLFSRIAGITPKAYAQAHRRTRLHKELKESRTVTDGIYDSGYNSSARFYATAKDTLGMTPSAYRAGAPRETIRFAIGQSSLGAVLVAASAKGVCAISLGDDPEELLRDLQDRFPRATLIGADESFERYVAAAVGMVERPQSSFDLPLDMRGTSFQQRVWAALRDIPAGETASYAEIARRIGAPKATRAVAGACAANPVSLAVPCHRVLRSDGALSGYYWGVARKRELLERERKP, encoded by the coding sequence ATGCAGACGAACGACATGACGCAGGCAAGTTCGCTCGACCTCGACGAGACGCGCTGGGCGGCGGTTGTCGCGCGCGATGCGCGCCGCGACGGCGACTTTTACTATTGCGTCCAAACGACCGGCGTCTATTGCCGCCCCTCCTGCCCGTCTCGGCCGGCGAAGCGCGCCAATGTGCGCTTTTGCGCCACAGCCGCCGAAGCGGAGGCGGCAGGTTTTCGTCCCTGCCGCCGTTGTCGGCCCGAGGCGCCTTCGCAGCAAGAGCTGGACGCGGAGAAAATCGCCCGCGCCTGCCAAATCATCGAAGCGGCCGAGGCGCCGCCGACGCTTGCGCAGCTGGCGCGCACGATCGGACTGAGCCCCTATCATTTCCACCGACTGTTTTCGCGCATCGCCGGGATCACGCCCAAAGCCTATGCGCAGGCGCACCGACGCACGCGCTTGCACAAAGAACTGAAGGAAAGCCGCACCGTGACCGATGGGATCTATGACTCGGGCTATAATTCGAGCGCGCGGTTCTACGCGACCGCGAAGGACACATTGGGCATGACGCCAAGCGCCTATCGCGCCGGGGCGCCGCGCGAAACGATCCGCTTCGCCATCGGCCAGTCGTCTCTGGGCGCGGTGCTCGTCGCGGCGAGCGCAAAGGGCGTTTGCGCCATTTCGCTCGGCGACGACCCTGAAGAACTGTTGCGCGATCTGCAAGATCGATTTCCGCGCGCGACGCTCATCGGCGCCGACGAAAGTTTTGAGCGCTATGTCGCCGCGGCGGTGGGCATGGTGGAGCGGCCGCAATCATCTTTCGATCTGCCGCTCGATATGCGCGGCACGTCCTTTCAGCAGCGCGTCTGGGCCGCGCTGCGCGACATTCCGGCGGGAGAAACGGCAAGCTACGCGGAAATCGCCCGACGCATCGGCGCGCCGAAAGCGACGCGCGCTGTCGCGGGCGCCTGCGCGGCCAATCCGGTGTCGCTCGCGGTTCCCTGCCATCGCGTCCTGCGCAGCGACGGCGCGCTTTCCGGCTATTATTGGGGGGTCGCGCGCAAACGCGAGCTGCTCGAACGTGAACGCAAGCCGTGA
- a CDS encoding methane monooxygenase/ammonia monooxygenase subunit C, whose amino-acid sequence MSMTKAEARSAARSAERIIDTRPVLIGAAVLMLFVAILRLYEQAFAWRFGLDSFSPEFLLYWMGLLQFAILASCLGAVGLVGFLWRTRDRDLANLGASAETRRLVYLVQWLLVFSLALFWGLSFFSEQTAVWHMTAVRDTDFTPSNIITFYIAYPLFAIIGLGAFFYAKTRLPTFAKGYSLAFVVLVVGVFMTIPNVGFNEWGHTFWAMDEGFAGPLHWGFVFFGWMSLATFGVVLLILGRLHELLGADALEQLYRR is encoded by the coding sequence ATGAGCATGACAAAAGCAGAGGCTCGTTCCGCCGCCCGAAGCGCCGAACGAATTATCGACACCAGGCCCGTTCTTATCGGCGCTGCGGTCTTGATGCTGTTCGTGGCCATCCTGCGCCTCTACGAACAAGCCTTCGCCTGGCGCTTCGGTCTCGATTCCTTCTCGCCCGAGTTTCTGCTCTACTGGATGGGCCTGTTGCAATTTGCGATTCTCGCGTCGTGCTTGGGCGCGGTCGGCCTTGTCGGCTTTCTGTGGCGCACGCGCGATCGCGATCTGGCGAATTTGGGAGCCTCAGCCGAAACGCGACGGCTCGTTTATCTCGTCCAGTGGCTGCTCGTTTTCTCGCTCGCCCTGTTTTGGGGCTTAAGCTTCTTTTCGGAGCAGACGGCTGTCTGGCACATGACCGCCGTGCGCGACACGGATTTCACGCCGAGCAATATCATCACCTTCTATATTGCATATCCGCTCTTTGCGATCATCGGGCTCGGCGCGTTCTTCTATGCGAAAACGCGCCTGCCGACTTTCGCGAAGGGATATTCTCTCGCCTTCGTGGTTCTTGTCGTTGGCGTCTTCATGACGATCCCGAATGTGGGATTCAATGAATGGGGTCACACGTTCTGGGCGATGGACGAAGGCTTTGCAGGTCCGCTGCACTGGGGCTTCGTCTTTTTCGGCTGGATGTCGCTGGCGACTTTCGGCGTGGTGCTGCTGATCCTTGGCCGTCTTCACGAACTCCTTGGCGCGGATGCGCTGGAGCAGCTCTATCGACGTTAA
- a CDS encoding ATP phosphoribosyltransferase regulatory subunit: MNAVTATSAEREATSLAAILAHFAREGFARCEPRLLQPAHVFLDRSGEDFRGRLYLTSDGSGAEFCLRPEYTIPVCLDYLGSARAGDPAAYAYGGSIFRAPEHGATGDGEFLQAGLESFGRQDREAADVEILAASLDAAAAAGATSLKVLIGDAGLVAAFLERLEMPPVWRRRLAAGHARGQRIADIFASPRQNGGPEQSGVLAALTKVDPADARRLVEDLLSIAGITAVGGRSAAEIAERFLDQATLAEGAGVSNETRALAETFFTIEGAPESASAAMRRLSADAQLDLSAALDAFDARAQAIAARGLAHEIRFSASFARHLDYYTGFVFEARHSSDGEPVIGGGRYDRLLKTLGAASDIPAVGAAIWIDRLSTSAGEA, encoded by the coding sequence TTGAACGCCGTCACCGCTACTTCAGCAGAACGCGAAGCCACGAGCCTTGCAGCCATTCTTGCGCATTTCGCGCGCGAGGGGTTTGCACGCTGCGAGCCGCGCCTCCTCCAGCCGGCGCATGTATTTTTGGATCGCTCCGGCGAGGATTTCCGCGGCCGGCTTTACCTGACCAGCGATGGCTCAGGCGCGGAATTTTGCCTGCGGCCGGAATATACGATTCCGGTCTGCCTCGATTATCTCGGCTCCGCTCGGGCGGGCGATCCGGCCGCATATGCTTATGGCGGCTCGATCTTTCGCGCGCCTGAACATGGCGCGACCGGCGACGGCGAGTTTCTTCAGGCGGGGCTGGAGAGCTTTGGCCGCCAGGACCGCGAAGCCGCGGACGTCGAAATTCTGGCCGCTTCCCTCGACGCCGCGGCGGCGGCCGGCGCGACGTCGCTCAAGGTTCTGATCGGGGACGCCGGGCTCGTCGCCGCCTTCCTCGAGCGGCTTGAGATGCCGCCGGTCTGGCGCCGGCGTCTCGCCGCCGGCCATGCCCGCGGCCAAAGGATCGCCGATATTTTTGCCTCGCCAAGGCAAAACGGCGGACCGGAACAGTCGGGCGTCTTGGCGGCGCTGACGAAAGTCGATCCGGCGGATGCGCGGCGTCTCGTCGAGGACTTGCTGTCCATCGCCGGCATCACGGCCGTCGGCGGCCGCAGCGCGGCTGAAATCGCCGAACGCTTTCTCGATCAGGCGACGCTCGCCGAAGGCGCGGGAGTTTCCAACGAGACGCGCGCGCTGGCGGAGACTTTTTTCACCATCGAAGGCGCGCCCGAGTCCGCTTCCGCAGCCATGCGCCGGCTATCCGCCGACGCGCAGCTTGACCTCTCCGCCGCGCTGGACGCGTTTGACGCGCGCGCCCAGGCCATCGCCGCGCGCGGCCTCGCTCACGAGATCCGCTTCTCGGCAAGTTTTGCGCGTCATCTCGACTATTACACGGGCTTCGTTTTCGAGGCCCGCCACTCCAGCGACGGCGAGCCGGTGATCGGGGGCGGACGCTACGACCGACTGCTCAAGACGCTCGGCGCAGCGTCTGACATACCGGCAGTCGGCGCCGCCATCTGGATCGACCGTCTTTCAACAAGCGCGGGAGAAGCATGA